In the Silvanigrella aquatica genome, TAAAACAACAATGTTTACAGGTAACATCAGTTCATTAATTTATGGTGCTTTTTGTGCTTTAGACTCTTGTATAAAAGGATCGTTAAGTGATAAAAATAAAAAAGCCATGGCGAAATTAATTCCGACGTATGCTATGCCCGGAATGTTTCAAATGCTATTTAAAAATGATCATAAAAACGATTCCGCTACCTATACAAAAGTGCAACTTGCGGAGCAGTCTTACAAAAAAATTCTTGCCTATAAAAGCATGTTTAAAATGCGGCTGTTTTTTTTAATGCAAAATAGAAAAAGATCACCCGATGAAATAAAAGTCGATCAAAATATTTATGAGCTTGAAATATTAATTAAAATTTTTACCATTTGCGCTTGGTGTGAAATGGTAACAACAGCAACTTTTTTAAGTGTCAATGACATCAATAAAGCACGTGATGACATTGCCGAAGCCATTGATAGCCTCATGCACAATAAAACCATTGATGATGAAGTTTACGACATGCTGTACCAATTACGCTCTCGTATTTATGACAATTTAAACTCCATTGCCAATAAATTACCTGTTATTTACAAAGTGAAAATACGATATCGCCAAACACTTTTAAATTTTTGTTTTGAACAGTTTGGGAACTTAGATAAGGAAAATGAAATTTTATATTTAAATAATATTAAAAATCCAGAATATTTATTTAAAGGACAAATATTAAAGGTGATCGCATGATTCAATTAAAAGCAAATGGCAAAATTTTTGAAGGCTGGCTCACCGCTCATGTCACACGCTCTCTTGCGGCAATAAGTGGGAGCTTTGAAATTTCCTACACCGACCGCTGGAGCGGACAAGGTGAAAAATGGCAATTAAAAGCAGGAGATGAATGCGAATTAAGCTATAAAGGTCAGCCTATTATTAAAGGTTATATTGATGCCATTTCCACCAGTTATACGGGAACATCACGTTCCCTTTCGGTACGAGGCCGCGATAAAACCGGCGATCTTGTCGACTCCAGCAATTTATCTGACGCCAAAGAATTTAAAGGAAAATCCTTAAAGGACATGGCCAGCACCTTGGCATCTCCCTTTGGCGTTTCCGTGGCCGCACGCTGCTCCGGTGCC is a window encoding:
- a CDS encoding DNA circularization protein, which translates into the protein MNSLKSWVQNLKKASFKGIPFEVESHQSEFGRRIVSHSFPYKDKPYNEDLGKKQRSLQITGFLVGDNYFAKRDKLIEAVEKGKSGELIHPYLGSMEVECASISVSESHTKGRFCSIQFTFLETGTQLPLKVTENKIAKVFSACAQLTEKSQKSFENKFSALNASSKYLHKMQDAIKSSMSGIKNAEKFVSSVTQLATDLSYVVRNVNSSIHKTTMFTGNISSLIYGAFCALDSCIKGSLSDKNKKAMAKLIPTYAMPGMFQMLFKNDHKNDSATYTKVQLAEQSYKKILAYKSMFKMRLFFLMQNRKRSPDEIKVDQNIYELEILIKIFTICAWCEMVTTATFLSVNDINKARDDIAEAIDSLMHNKTIDDEVYDMLYQLRSRIYDNLNSIANKLPVIYKVKIRYRQTLLNFCFEQFGNLDKENEILYLNNIKNPEYLFKGQILKVIA